One Spinacia oleracea cultivar Varoflay chromosome 4, BTI_SOV_V1, whole genome shotgun sequence DNA segment encodes these proteins:
- the LOC130471649 gene encoding protein FAR-RED ELONGATED HYPOCOTYL 3-like, whose amino-acid sequence MENLIRSVIQSTQRIQVPVEPDIQDATMEDFLNNCIENNALAQYVKKRRQWKLKNNILFLILKLCKCVGLPEVLVFEKVTDIKVKVEVFRVKVEYVKLIAITEPDQDIVGTLMGYTAETVEELLGFYEKHASEVGFSIRKGNTRFKVGTRIVLEKTYVCSAAGVTNNGKNKKKKVQTVVPVVPKKERKPRQVSITRTQCRACLRVKMNSEGRYEVVNHVIIHNHDLTRSQWHYLHRSERQITEEKREAIETMQKSGTHATTTSDTSVQQATSSEPATNTATEPPMVLDPERCTTKGRNKRPRGPFVKKKKGKTAAPPTADFGTITPNLRLF is encoded by the exons ATGGAAAACCTAATTAGGAGTGTGATTCAATCCACTCAAAGAATTCAAGTTCCTGTTGAACCTGATATTCAAGATGCAACAATGGAGGACTTTCTCAACAATTGCATCGAAAACAATGCTTTGGCACAGTACGTGAAGAAGAGGAGGCAATGGAAGCTGAAGaacaacatattatttttgaTTCTGAAG TTATGTAAATGTGTTGGTTTGCCTGAAGTATTGGTGTTTGAAAAAGTTACAGATAtcaaagttaaagttgaggtTTTCAGAGTAAAAGTTGAGTATGTAAAAT TAATTGCAATAACAGAACCGGATCAAGATATTGTTGGAACACTGATGGGATACACTGCCGAAACAGTGGAGGAACTTCTAGGTTTCTACGAAAAACATGCTAGTGAGGTTGGATTTTCCATAAGGAAAGGAAACACGAGATTCAAAGTTGGGACAAGAATCGTGCTTGAAAAGACATATGTTTGTTCAGCAGCAGGAGTAACAAACAAtggaaagaacaaaaagaaaaaagtgcaAACAGTTGTTCCTGTAGTgcccaaaaaagagagaaaaccaAGGCAAGTTTCGATCACGAGAACTCAATGTAGGGCTTGCTTGAGAGTGAAAATGAATTCTGAAGGCAGATATGAGGTTGTTAATCACGTGATAATACACAACCATGATTTAACTAGAAGTCAATGGCACTACTTGCATAGATCTGAAAGGCAAATAACGGAAGAGAAGAGGGAGGCAATTGAAACTATGCAAAAATCTG GTACTCATGCAACAACAACAAGTGATACAAGTGTACAACAAGCAACAAGTTCTGAACCTGCAACAAACACAGCAACTGAACCTCCTATGGTGTTGGATCCTGAACGTTGCACAACAAAAGGAAGGAACAAAAGACCACGAGGACCGTTTGTCAAAAAGAAGAAGGGAAAAACTGCAGCGCCTCCAACAGCAGACTTTGGAACAATAACTCCAAATTTGAGATTATTTTGA
- the LOC130459605 gene encoding protein FAR-RED IMPAIRED RESPONSE 1-like, whose translation MCMAFASECYYQTWALKRDPTFKKTFNYCLYKCVTVVEFETNWRSMLQQYELIGEEWFTNVYDLREKWCPALSKDFFSAGILSSQRSESTNHAIGFRANRTTSLTDFYRLFKGTIQRWRSTEKQAEFSCSKSVPSSALPLSGLLKHASEVYTLSVFRDFEEEFGYSIATTAKLIWKQENTEFYAVSIDEEPWSAQRVTYIHESQTVSCTCKNFEASGWLCYHCIRILHLHSVNRIPEQYIKKRWTKSAKSSVWNKLENEKPEEVQYTPWRQTMARKYYNLILKSQSNEETRTLMEDGYAASVSLVDELLASLNVSNTNDASTT comes from the exons ATGTGTATGGCATTTGCATCAGAATGCTATTACCAGACTTGGGCATTGAAACGAGATCCGACTTTTAAGAAGACATTCAACTATTGCTTGTATAAGTGTGTCACAGTAGTTGAATTTGAAACCAATTGGAGATCAATGCTGCAACAATATGAGCTGATAGGGGAAGAGTGGTTTACAAATGTATACGATTTGAGAGAAAAATGGTGCCCTGCGCTAAGCAAAGACTTCTTTTCAGCTGGGATTTTGTCTTCACAACGAAGTGAAAGCACTAATCACGCCATCGGATTTAGAGCAAACAGAACAACAAGTTTAACTGATTTCTATAGATTGTTCAAAGGTACAATACAGCGTTGGAGAAGTACAGAAAAGCAAGCTGAATTCTCTTGTAGTAAATCGGTTCCATCCTCGGCTTTACCACTATCTGGATTGCTGAAACATGCATCAGAAGTTTACACGTTGTCAGTATTCAGAGACTTTGAGGAGGAATTTGGATATTCAATTGCAACAACAGCAAAATTAATTTGGAAACAAG AAAATACTGAGTTCTATGCTGTGTCCATTGATGAAGAACCTTGGTCTGCACAGAGAGTAACATACATCCACGAGAGCCAAACAGTATCATGTACGTGTAAAAACTTTGAAGCTTCGGGATGGTTGTGCTACCACTGCATTAGGATATTGCACCTTCATTCGGTTAACCGGATTCCAGAACAGTACATCAAAAAGAGGTGGACAAAATCTGCCAAGTCATCAGTTTGGAACaaattagaaaatgaaaaacCAGAAGAGGTGCAGTACACACCTTGGCGCCAAACCATGGCTAGAAAATACTACAACCTTATCTTGAAAAGCCAGTCAAATGAGGAGACAAGAACCCTTATGGAGGATGGTTATGCCGCTAGTGTGTCTCTGGTTGATGAACTTCTAGCGTCATTAAATGTTTCAAACACTAACGACGCTTCAACCACATAA